The sequence below is a genomic window from Saccopteryx leptura isolate mSacLep1 chromosome 3, mSacLep1_pri_phased_curated, whole genome shotgun sequence.
GGAAGAAGAGACACGGGCATGTGGGACACTCTGAGGGGGGAAAGGGGACCCGCAGGACACCGGCGAGCACCCAGTTGCACTGCTTCCTGCCCCGTCCTGACTTCTGCTACTTAGATCTTTTTAAAGCACCTTGTGACCCAAGGCAGGCAAAACGGTTCATCCCTGCCAGGTCatagcgcgcgcgcacacacacacacacacatacacacgtgcagacatgcactcacacacacatacacaaatgcgAGGTGATCCCACTCTGCCTGCAGGGACAGCCTGTCCCCTGGGCTCTGCACTCACTTTCCCGGCATCCTCTGTGGGACAGAAGATGGACATGCCTCTCTGTCCGTGGCCTGGTCATGGACACTGCTGCCATGCTGGCCACATTCCCGATGCCTGTCGGGCACCACGTGTGAGACGCATCTGTCTTTGCAGCGTTCTTATGCCCTTTGCTACCTTCATAGTGGAACCTGTGTTTATTCTTCACAGGCCCCAGTGGCTTCCcgggcatcctcagcacccccggCCCCATTTGTTTCTGTTGTTAGAACTGGTACTTCCCGAGCACTCTGGTATCCAGAGTGCACAGGGGCTGCGAGCAGGGTCGTCTCATGCCGACTGTGGCTGCCATCCCCGTCACATGGGACCTTGGGACACTTCCATCTCGGACGGGAAATCGAGGTCCCATGCGGGCGAGCATCTGCGGGCTTGGTGCCTTCTCGGATGCGTCCGGGGGCCCCTGTGTCTCAGGCACACAGAAACGCCTCCCAGCCACAGTCTGTGGAGATGAGGGAGAGGATGTGTGACCCTGATGTGACCTCTCGCATGTCCCCCAGCTGGAGAAGAAGCAGGCGCTGCCACCCTTCCAGCCGCAGATCACTGACGACTATGGTCTGGACAACTTCGACACGCAGTTCACCAGTGAGCCGGTGCAGCTGACCCCTGATGATGAGTaagccctggggggggggaaggtgtgTGAGGATGCTGTCCTCAGCCGGGTGTGATGGGAGGTCAGGGGCCACACCTGCAGCCATGCCCTCTGCCTGTGCCCGCAGGGACGTGATAAAGAGGATTGACCAGTCCGAGTTCGAAGGGTTCGAGTACATCAACCCACTACTGCTCTCCACCGAGGAGTCCGTGTGAGGCATCCCGTATCGTGGACACGTCTGAATGACCCCCACTCTCCTTCATCACAGCGCATGCATGCCAGGGAGGGACCTGCCACCGAGACCGCGGCTGGGGCTGAACAGCCTCGCCTCCGCCCGCACGGCGGCTTCATGCTGGAGGACTTTGCTTCTTGTGCCTGTGTCGTGGAGGTCCTGCGGTGAACACGTCCAAGGGAGACACAGTCCCACGATTTCGAAGGTGCACATTTTCCACAGAAAACAGACCCGACCCGCTCCACCGGGAGACTTACCTGTAATGTCCCGAGGAATAAAATGTGCCGATGGTGTAGACGCTCCCCTTGGCTGCCTTTATTCTGCGGGGCACCTGGCGGCGGCGGCGCAGAGGAGCATGGCGTGTGCGCAGAGTGGGCTGGGGACAGGAGTCTAAGTGCCTGCCACGAAGAGTTTTTACAAATACGGAACACTTTCTAAATCCCGGTAAGTTCCTGTTGTTAacatttaacaagtatttttcATACGGGGCATGTTGGTGGCCGTGTGGTCTGACGCTTATGTCACTCCTTCCCCCGACGAGTGCCATGGCCCCCGCCCATGCACCGGACCAGGATGAGGAAAATCGGATGGTAGAGATTCTAACGTGTTGCTTACCAAAGCACcagtacaccaaaaaaaaaaaaaaaaaaagaagaaaaaaaagaaaatggaaaactaaATCTGCTccaaatatatttctgaaaacaCTAACCAGTTGCCTACATGATGTCTTGTATTATGTGTCAGCTTGGGTGGGGGAGTATTTATGTCAGTTACAATGATGCTCAGAATTAGAAAGTGTAAGATGCGTGTCCAGTGGGCCCTGGCCTTATACACCCGCAGACACACTGTGCGTCCCCGGCACAACCTGAGCAGGGGGCATGCGTCACCCGGTCACCCTCCTCAGGTGAAGGGACAGCTTGAAAAGCCAAACAGAAGGCTTCGTAGAAAGAGGAGAGTCTTCTGGGTTTTTAAGTAGCACATTAGCTGAGGCGTGAGCCCGTGCGGAACGCTCCTTGGCCGAGTCCCGAATGTCCGCCATGCAACCATGGCCTGCAACACCACGTTCCCTCTGCGCCTCCGTGGCCAGCAAGGCTTGCTTTCTCCCCATGTGGCTGGCGGTTTGGGGCAGGTTATCGTCAGAACAGTGAAAACAAAGGAGCTTCTGCCACAGAGCCATTCAGCCACGCTGGGTCGGTGGCAGCCCACACACTCAGTGCGGTGCACACTTGGGAGCTGGCAGAGGAATGCCAAGGCCCTCTGGCCCTGCCCCTGGggcttctgcctcccctccaccatCACTCCCTGGACCCTGGGTTACACACCAGCTTTTATGGATCACGGAGACTCATGTTAACCAGACCCGTGTCATTGAGAAGACTTGTCTCCAAAGCCCAAGACCAGGGAGCACAGGGCAGTGTCTAAGCCGATGCTGGGTCTCCTGGGGTGCCCCCACCAATGGGATGTCTGGGTGGGATATCTGGCCACGGAGCCCTGAACTGAGGGAGTCACCTGTGACTGGCAAGCAGGGCCCTCCCTGTGACCTCCCCACATAGCCTGGGAAGGGAGGAAGCCTGTGTGGCAGGAAGTGCCCTCGAGAGCGCCCTCTGACCTGGTGGGTTGCCTACTGCGCTGGGTGTGGTGACgtctttcattattcttttttttttttttcattttttaaaatttattcattttttagagaggaaagggagaaagagagaggagagacagagagagagaaggggcataggagctggaagcatcaactcccatatgtgccttgcttgaccaggcaagcccagggtttcgaaccggcgacctcagcatttccaggtcgacgctttatccactgcgccaccacaggtcaggcatggtgaCGTCTTTCCTCAACAGGACAGGGCCCTGGCTTTGTCCACTGAAGGCACTGACTTTAGTGGTGGCTGTTGCCGGGCAGCTCCCCAGTACCAGTTTGGTAGCTTGCATACAGAACGTGTGTGACACTGGGCTCATGGTGACAGCTACCTTCTGTCTCAGGAAGTGATGAAGGGAAGGACATGCCGCACGGAGGTTTGGAATCAAGAGTCCCCCCACCATTTTGTACAACTAGCAAAGCCCTCGCTCAGCCCAGACAGGACCCCTCTGTTCCTGCACGTCTATTCAAGACCTGCGTGAAAACACTGtcgttattttctttaaaagtaggTGTTTCCAGGAAGCAGGtgttggaaaacattttttaaaattaggttttatTGATTGAGCacttttaggttcacagaaaaactGACGGGCAGGTACAGAGATCTCCCATCTGTCCCCCACCCACATATAGCCACCCTACCCTGCTTGCTGCCCACGGTCCCCACAGAGGGTGCGTTTGTCCCAACTGACACGTCACCATCACCCAGGGTCCCCGTTGACACCTTGGTGGTGCACATCCTATGGGGGTGCACAAGGTACTTGATGACGCATGTCCACTGTTATGGGTGACACAGAGAAGTGTCCCTGCCCTAAACATCTGTGgtgtctcccctctcccagccacTGACCTTTTTACTGTGTCCCTAGTTCTGCCTTTTCCAGAGCCTCGTGCCATCGGAACACAGGAGTTGGCCTCTTTTAGGCTGGTATCTTTCACTTGATAATGGGCTTTTATGTGTCTTCTGTGTGTTTCTGTGGCTGGTGTGAGGCTGTTTGTGAGAGAACAAGGACTTCTGCAAGTTCGTCTGGGGGTTTTGTATTGGACGCCCACCTGCTGGCAGTGCTCAGCGGCCGCTGTGGCTGTGGCAGAGATGGTGTCAACACCTGGCTTTCCGAAACCTGGCCAACCCCTTGTCCCAACCCCACACTGAAAGCCTAAGTGAGGTTGAGGTTGTGGCCAGCTGGCCTGCCCACTGCCCACGGCACCGGACCAATGGCCTCCCTTAAATTCTGTTCATGGGAAAGCTGCTCGGACTCACCTGATGGTCAATGGTGGGCCCCAGGGCACCAAACAGTGACCGTTTCTTCCCCTCTGAGAGTGACCACGGCCACAGGAGGGACGGGTGCTTCTGGGGGGTTGAGATGCGGCTGTGACCGTGCAGTCAGCCTGTCACCTGAGTGTAGGCGGGCCGCCTGGGTACAGGTGCCCTGTTCAGCTGGTGAAAATGTCCACACACCAGCCCAGGCCCATCCAAGGGGCCGGACAGTGTTCTGACTGCAGCAGGCCACCGCTGAGCAGAGGCCAAGGGAAGAGGAGCCGGTGTTCTGGTCCCAATGGAAAGAGCTAAGTCACATGCAGGTCACGGTGACACGGTTTAATATGCAGCATCAGCTCTCTCATGTGTGGCGTGCAGGGCAGTGGCCCTGGCTTGGGATGGCGCAGGCTCACCACACCATGTCTTCCGTGCTGTCTGCCAGGCACTGAGCAAGGTGGCTGTCGATGTCCAGCTGGGCCAGcctgtgaggaagaggagagacGGTCACTCACGGGGAGGGACGTGCTGCCGCATGGAAGAGTGCCTGGTCAGAGCCACTGCTGGGCACTCATGCCCTTCCCTGGACCAGTCGAGGAAATGCTGATGATCTCCGAGGCCGGTCAGAAACGAGCAGAGGTCTGGGAGGAGGGACCGTACCAACCAGGAACGGCTTTTCCGGAGCCTGTTCTTGGGTCAGAGGCTCTGAGTGCACCCTGGACACATGACACAGGGAGACCGTAGGGGACATGCATTCTCAGGCTCCTGTGTCCAAGGATGTGGGCACCCTGGTTTGAGTGCGCCTCTGGGGGACAGGTGCCTGCTCAGCTTGACAAGTGTCGTGGCTCCCGGGGAACTGCTCGAAGGCACGCCAAAGGGCCAATCCATCAGCAAAGGTAACGGGCAGAAATGAGGCCCCATAGCTTTCCCATCAGGCACCTGGGTCTCTTCCAGCAGCTGCATGGAGAGGCACCTCAGGACCATCCAGGGGCTGGTGAGACACCAGGAACCCTATAGGGTCCCTGTAGATGCCCCGTATGGCCTTGCCTGGGGAGGTTGTTTTCTGCCCAGCCCTAACGCCTTCTCCCTGCCTGCAGGGACCTCCCAGACAAGGCACttccagggccattttttttttcgtttttttgttttgttttgtttttttgtatttttttaagggtttttttttttttattttatttattaatttttagagaggagagagagagggagagagagaaagggggaggagctggaggcatcaactcccataatgtgccttgaccaggcaagcccggggtttcaaaccggcgacctcagcatttccaggtcgatgctttatccactgcgccaccacaggtcaggcttttttgtatttttctgaagttggaaacggggaggcagtcagactcccgcatgcgcccgactgggatccactcagcatgcccaccagggggcgatgctctgcccatctggggcgtcactctgttgcaaccagagccattctagcgcctgaggcagaggccacagagccatcctcagtgcccgggccaactttgctccaatggagccttggctgcgggaggggaagagagagacagagaggaaggagagggggaggggtggagaagcaaatgggcgcttctcctgtgtgccctggctgggaatcgaacccgggactcctgcacgccaggccgatgctctaccactgagccagccggccagggctagggCCATTATTGATCAACTGGCCAAGTTCACTGGCCCAGAACAGAAAGGCCCATCCCTGTAGCCATAGAGGTACAGTGCTGAGCCCAAAATGACCCCTTTTCGCTGTAGTGCATGGGCCGAGGGCCACAAAACCACCAGGAAGGTTGGCACTGGCCTCTCACCAGACTGGCCCTCAAGCCAACTCCCTGCTGCTTTCTGGGGCCAAAGCCAGTTCCGATGGCCTTCAGCGGCCTTCTCAGTATTTGCAGACCCCTGTCCATGTGCTCTgaagtgcctggggccactcagCCCGTCCTCAGGACCAGGCCCCCCACATGCTGTCTCCAAGGCTGACAGAACATTGTCAGGACCAGGCCTACGTCATCCTGTCCAGAGGTTTGCAGGCAGGGTCTCTCGGGGTAGGGCAGCCTCTGGGATTCCTTCAGACCTTCCCGCAGTGACAGAGCTTTGTCTCAGCTGGATCTACCCTCGGCCTGTGTCACAACAGCCCTGCCTTGCAGTCATCTCCGACACCCAGGGCATGGGCATGGAAGGCTGGCACAGCTTgcaggggtggggtagagggacACCAGGCAGCTTCTGAGCACAAACAGGGCCGGAGCAGCTGGGCGCCCTGCAGCCAGAGGGGCCTAGAGCTGCTCCGATCCTGTAAGTGGGGACACAAACACGATTCAGGTTCTTCACGTTACCTGGTTTGCAGGAACCAATCTTCACAACCACCCACATGACTTAACGGGCATCAGAAAACCCATGAAGTATCTCAGTTCAGCAGCAAGGGGACAGCACTTCACACAGTTTGTTGAGTCCCTCACATTGGAGGATGCAAGTTTTCTGAGCAGTTTGTAAAACGCTGAGCCTTGGAGGAAACCCTCCTGTGCCCAATCCCTTCCTCAGCCAGAGGGGAGTCCACAGCTCTGGGAATCCCTACCAGCGTTTTTCTGGGACTTGTCCTGAGACAGCAGGACAGTGCCGTCCCTGTGTCCAAGGGCTACACTGgaccctcctgcagcccagcctgTCACCTTGTCCCAGGCCTCTTGAGTATCCACTCATGGTGGGGAGGGGGCCTTATTTCCTGGTCATCTCCCTCATGGCTGCAGGCTCAAAATGTGCTCTGACCCAAGTCctcgctctccctccctctctctcctttacaATTACATTGAAGAACGTGCTAGAAGTATTCCAAACATGCTGAGAGCTCGACCCAACTGCACAGATGCCCACTTGGGAAAAATGTAAGCCAAGCCTCACCTAACTGCTTTAAAGCTCAACACAGGGACTTTTCCCCTCTCTGATGTCCAGGGGCCTTGTTTTAGACTGTGGAGAAATGCAAGTGATCCGAAAAGAAGGCAAAGGGCTCCACAGCAGGAACAAAGGCTGGTGCCCTGATGGCACCGGCAATCTTGATGGCTTTGGCCAAGAAAAGGAATCCCCCTCCAGGCCTTCTAAGAGTGTCTTCTGCACCTGCAATTCTCCCGACGGGTTTGAGCCAAGAAGACTTCCCTCTTTCATGTCCACCACTTCACCCAAGTCGGCGAGTGAGTCAGGACTGCAGCTGACAACAATCCTGAACCACCAGTATAGATGAGAGCAGGAATGCTGAGACACTGGGTCTGGAACTGTCCTGCACATTCTCCGGTGGATGCTACCAGGGCGTCTCCCGTGGGCCCCTTCATCACCCCTTCCACCAAGCCCGACAGATACCAGGAGGTGGCTTCACACAGGCCCCACCTGAGGACAGCCTCTCTAATCTCCCATACCCCAAGCTGTCTGGATGAagcctggggctgggcagggtgtgCCAGAGGGGTACCATTTGGGCTCACCCCCAACACCAGGCTCTCAAAGGCTTGGTTCTGGTAAAAAGTCGCAATGAAGGAGCCTTGATGCTGACACCATGTGTGAAAATGCATCTAAGATCCCTGTGCAGGTTCTGTTCTGTGTgtttgggtcactggcttgaaggttgtttttttgtttgtttgttttttcatcagCTGCTAATTCTGGAACTCATTCTCTTCAGCCTCCAGGGCTGCTTTCGCTTCCCGGAAGTCCAGGGGCATGGCTCCTAAACACAGGGTCTCCTGGCCACAAGAAACCTAGAGCAGGTCCAGTTCCAAAACCTGCTGTCCATTCACATGGCACCTGGCCAAGTTCCTCCCCACCATCCGGACCCCAGGACTCCCACAGCTGTGTCCTGGGCCGGGTGATGCTCAGCCTACATGCTGGGCAGTTTGAGTCTCACTTCTTAGCCAAGGTGGATTCTATCCCCTTACTTAAGATAaggcatagcctgacctgtggtggcgcagtggataaagcgtcgacctggaaatgctgaggtcgccagttcgaaaccctgggcttgcctggtcaaggcacatatgggagttgatgcttccagctcctcccccccttctctctgtcttctctctctctctctctctctctctctctctctgtctctatttccctctctctctcctctctaaaatgaataaataaaaataaattaaaattgaaaaaaaaaagtttaaaataaggcATAAAGATATacattggggtttttttaatagaaaaaaaaacctgcctggcgtgcagaagtcccgggttcgattcccggccagggcacacaggagaagcgcccatctgcttctccacccctccccctctctttcctctctgtctctctcttcccctcccgcagccgaggctccattggagcaaagatggcctgggtgctggggatggctccttggcctctgccccaggcgctagagtggctctggtcgtggctctggtcgcaacagagcgacgccccggaggggcagagcaacgccccctggtgggcgtgccgggtggatcccggtggggcgcatgcgggagtctgtctgactgtctctccccgttttcagcttcagaaaaatacaaaaaaaaaaagaaaaaaaaaacaccttatagGTACAAGGCAGTCTGTTTTTAAAGCTTCCAACCCACCACTAGGAGGGTAATGATGGAGCTATACTGAAAACTTTTCAGGGACCGgcagcctggccctgccctggaAGCTTAGAGCCCACCAGGTCCCTTAGGGCAGGGCAACCATTGTGGCCAGACTGCAGCCTATCCTCAGGGCCCTAGGCCAGCAGATCAGCAGGTGGACCCCCAAACCTACAGCACTGTGCCCTCTTGTTGACCTCCATAGTCACTACCTTTGCCAACTTTCTATGCATGAAAAAGTTACTTTGAAAGGCAAGCACTTCTTAGCCTTCTAAAAATGTCTGGGGTCTCGCGTGGCAGCGGAGGGGAGAAGCGATGAGCAGGTGCACTCACCCGGGGGCGAAGTCGGCCTGGCACATGGGGCAGCTCTGCAGAGTCTGCACCCCGTCCACCGCCGGCTGCTCTTGGGTGCTGGGGACCTCGCGGGGCTCTGGAGCGGTGCATTCTTGCGGGGACTGGGTAGGGGACCCCAAGTAGAAGCGGCCTGGGCTCTCTCCTCCCCTCGGGGCCGGCGGCAAGGGCGTCCAGGTAAAGGTCTTGGATCCCACGGTGAAGACCTCGGGAGACGCGGCGCGGTCAGGGTCGCACGTGGGCTCCTGCGAAACGAAGTGGTCGGGCGGCATCAGCGGCACCCTGGGCAGGAGGCCCCAGGCCTCCCTCTGCCAACCCCGGGGCAAGCACCTGGCCGGGAAAGGCGGGCAGCGGCGGCAGCTCGCCGTCCACACTCAGGTCCGCGCTCGCAGTGCGCAGCAGCTCGGACCACAGCCGCGCACTCTCGCCGTCGCCGTCGCGGAGGGGCACAGGGCGGGGGCTCGGGGGCCTGGGGAGACACCGGGACGGCGGGTGAGCTATCAGCTGCGTGAGCGACCCAGCGGGGAGCGGTCAGCTCGGGGTACAGGGTGCAGCACAGAGGCACCGGCTGGGAGGGCGGGACCCAGCGGGTGTGGCCCGGGAGGGGCGGGCCCGAGGCGCGCTCCGGAAAGCACATGGGGTAGTGACACTAGTCATAGCTCGGCCGAGGGGACACTGGGCCGCCCGCTCCGGCCGTCCCCCACTCCCCGGCCCCCGAGGTCCCCGACTCCGGTCTCACCCGCCCCCATCGGGCGGCCTCCGGCGACTGAGCCGAAGTCGAGGCCTCCGCGACCGCTCCATCCGCCCTGAGCCCGCGCGTCCGGCGGAAATGAGCGGCGCCGGGACCCCGCCCCGGCTACTGACCCCGCCCCTACCCGCGCAGGTCGCGGCCTCGAGCTCCGCCCCCGCCGGGAACCTGAGTCGCCCCCCTCCCGGACCCTCGTCGGAGGGGCGCTGGGTTCCTCGACACCCACCTCAGCCTAACCCGACCTTCCACACCGGGGCGCTGGGTCCCGTCCCTCGGGGGACCCCACGGCCCGCTCTCAGGCCATGAGGTGACCTCCCCTTTGTGACACTTACCAGAGCAGGTGTCAGTCCAAACAGAGCAGGTGGATTCCAACCTTTGGGGAGACAGGCTGGATTCCGGAGGAGGCCGA
It includes:
- the FAAP20 gene encoding Fanconi anemia core complex-associated protein 20; the protein is MERSRRPRLRLSRRRPPDGGGPPSPRPVPLRDGDGESARLWSELLRTASADLSVDGELPPLPAFPGQEPTCDPDRAASPEVFTVGSKTFTWTPLPPAPRGGESPGRFYLGSPTQSPQECTAPEPREVPSTQEQPAVDGVQTLQSCPMCQADFAPGLAQLDIDSHLAQCLADSTEDMVW